From Virgibacillus ihumii, the proteins below share one genomic window:
- a CDS encoding zf-HC2 domain-containing protein: MNCDNEAIELMHKYLDNDLMKDEEEKLRHHLENCEQCQKHFHELKRTITLVQSTDRISAPSGFTESVMGNLPVEQKRMRYKRWFKAHPVLVSAAIFFFFMFTGIFSAWNQDSALVVSKQENLVIQGDTVIVPENVTVSGDLLVKNGDLRLEGTVDGNVTIINGELIDQPIEGSGLMASVGEVNGELEQVDQVFEWVWYHMKDMFENVFSIDE, translated from the coding sequence TTGAACTGCGATAATGAAGCAATTGAACTTATGCATAAATACCTGGATAATGATTTAATGAAAGATGAAGAAGAGAAGTTGCGGCATCATCTGGAGAATTGTGAACAATGCCAAAAGCATTTTCATGAACTGAAGCGCACGATTACACTTGTCCAGAGCACAGACCGGATTTCCGCTCCTTCAGGTTTTACGGAATCAGTTATGGGAAATCTGCCTGTGGAGCAAAAACGTATGCGGTATAAACGCTGGTTTAAAGCCCATCCGGTACTGGTTTCAGCTGCAATATTTTTCTTTTTTATGTTTACCGGAATATTTTCAGCCTGGAACCAGGACAGCGCACTCGTTGTCTCTAAACAGGAAAATCTGGTAATTCAGGGTGATACTGTCATTGTACCAGAGAATGTTACCGTTTCGGGTGATTTGCTGGTTAAAAATGGTGATCTCCGATTAGAGGGAACGGTGGATGGCAATGTCACCATTATTAATGGTGAACTGATTGATCAGCCAATTGAAGGCTCAGGGCTTATGGCATCTGTCGGTGAAGTGAATGGGGAGCTTGAGCAGGTTGATCAGGTCTTTGAGTGGGTCTGGTATCATATGAAGGACATGTTTGAGAATGTTTTTTCAATTGATGAATGA
- the cdaA gene encoding diadenylate cyclase CdaA has product MLDGGFDFLNLLRIGVDIALVWYVLYKLIMLIRGTKAIQLLKGILVVLVVWVLSRVFELQTIQYITNQAITWGFVFIVILFQPELRRALEQLGRGNIFSRGSRSEEEILEQKIEAIIQSCTYMAKRRIGALISLERETGIGDYAETGILIDGKLTHQLLTNIFTPNTPLHDGAVIIKDEEIMAAACYLPLSESPFISKELGTRHRAAMGISEVTDALTIVVSEETGNISCTKNGELMRELDRDALREFLRANLSSSLKTSESKSRHRRGKNNG; this is encoded by the coding sequence ATGCTTGATGGGGGATTTGATTTTTTAAATCTGTTGCGAATCGGCGTAGATATTGCTCTCGTCTGGTATGTTTTATATAAATTAATAATGCTTATCAGGGGCACAAAGGCTATACAGCTTTTAAAAGGCATTTTGGTTGTGCTGGTTGTCTGGGTGCTCAGTAGAGTTTTTGAACTGCAGACGATTCAATACATAACAAATCAGGCGATTACTTGGGGATTTGTATTTATTGTCATTTTGTTTCAGCCTGAATTACGGCGGGCGTTGGAACAATTGGGGAGAGGGAATATATTTTCCAGAGGATCGAGGTCTGAGGAAGAAATACTGGAACAGAAAATTGAGGCCATTATACAGTCGTGTACATATATGGCAAAGCGCAGAATTGGAGCATTGATTTCGCTGGAGCGTGAAACAGGTATTGGTGATTATGCGGAGACTGGTATTCTGATTGACGGAAAGCTTACCCATCAGCTCCTTACGAATATTTTCACCCCGAACACACCGCTTCATGACGGGGCGGTCATCATTAAGGATGAGGAAATTATGGCTGCAGCCTGTTATTTACCGTTATCCGAAAGTCCGTTTATTTCAAAGGAGCTCGGCACACGGCACCGTGCTGCTATGGGAATCAGTGAAGTAACAGACGCTCTGACTATTGTGGTGTCAGAAGAAACCGGTAATATTTCCTGTACCAAAAACGGTGAATTAATGAGGGAATTGGATCGGGATGCATTGCGGGAATTTCTTCGCGCAAATCTGTCATCTTCATTAAAAACCTCTGAATCAAAGTCACGACATCGGAGGGGGAAGAATAATGGATAA
- a CDS encoding CdaR family protein, whose translation MDKWFNSRWFVRGISLIFAAVLYIFVQVEIDQYDNDDSRIFPSGNEEVATIEEMPVSIRIDEDNYVVSGVPQTVSVTLEGSESTLTATARQKNFDIYVDLEGLEEGTHTVELKHANVPRELNAYIEPKTIEVTIQERATEEFTVSTDFINTDKLPQGYELGESTTEPKTVAITSSKDIIEQISIVKVFVDVSGLKEPIDNREVPVNVYDARGNELNVQMEPESVEVSVDIQNPSKSVPVTLSTMGELPEGYTMSSISANVDKVKIHGKSEVLTGIEKVSTEKINLNDINESGTIDVGLALPDGAHIKGNKKIEVAIELEQTRTFQDVPVDVENVGDGQEVTFIEPESASMDVTINGLQKPVSNVSAEDITATVDAGGLDPGQHQLPVSLEGPENVELTGEFEQVTVEIT comes from the coding sequence ATGGATAAATGGTTTAACAGCCGCTGGTTTGTCCGGGGTATTTCACTGATTTTTGCTGCAGTGTTATACATTTTTGTCCAGGTGGAGATTGATCAGTACGACAACGATGATTCGCGGATTTTTCCGAGTGGCAATGAAGAGGTGGCAACAATTGAAGAGATGCCGGTCAGTATCCGTATTGATGAGGATAACTATGTTGTTAGCGGTGTGCCTCAGACAGTTTCGGTGACGTTGGAAGGTTCTGAAAGCACACTGACTGCAACGGCAAGGCAGAAAAATTTTGATATATATGTTGATTTGGAAGGTTTGGAAGAAGGAACACATACAGTTGAATTGAAACATGCAAATGTACCTCGCGAATTAAACGCATATATCGAACCGAAAACAATAGAAGTTACGATTCAGGAACGTGCAACGGAAGAATTTACGGTATCGACAGATTTCATTAATACGGACAAGCTTCCACAGGGATATGAACTCGGTGAAAGCACAACTGAACCGAAAACTGTGGCAATAACCAGCTCCAAGGATATTATCGAACAGATTTCGATTGTAAAAGTGTTTGTTGATGTTTCCGGGTTAAAGGAACCGATTGACAACAGGGAAGTTCCTGTAAATGTCTATGATGCAAGAGGCAATGAATTGAATGTACAGATGGAGCCGGAAAGTGTTGAAGTTTCAGTGGATATCCAAAACCCAAGCAAGTCCGTTCCGGTAACATTGTCAACAATGGGCGAGCTGCCTGAAGGGTATACAATGTCATCTATTTCTGCTAATGTGGACAAAGTAAAAATTCACGGCAAGAGTGAAGTTTTAACAGGGATTGAAAAGGTTTCAACAGAAAAAATCAACCTTAATGATATAAATGAATCCGGAACAATTGATGTTGGCCTTGCCCTTCCTGATGGAGCACATATAAAGGGAAACAAAAAAATAGAAGTGGCAATTGAATTGGAACAGACCAGGACATTTCAGGACGTCCCAGTTGATGTGGAAAATGTGGGAGATGGACAAGAAGTAACATTTATTGAGCCGGAATCAGCTTCCATGGATGTTACAATCAACGGCTTACAAAAGCCTGTCAGTAATGTTTCTGCAGAGGATATAACAGCAACGGTTGATGCCGGTGGCCTTGATCCGGGACAGCACCAGCTTCCGGTTTCGCTCGAAGGACCTGAAAATGTGGAACTGACTGGTGAATTCGAGCAAGTGACGGTTGAAATCACCTGA
- the glmM gene encoding phosphoglucosamine mutase → MGNYFGTDGVRGIANSELTPELAFKLGRFGGYSLTKGVQKPKILIGRDTRVSGHMLEGALVAGLLSIGAEVMRLGVVSTPGVAYLTKATSAEAGIMISASHNPVADNGIKFFGPDGFKLTDVQEDEIEQLMDGEDDLPRPTGADIGVINDYFEGGQKYLSFLKETVDNDFEDMVIALDCAHGATSSLATHLFADLEADIHSIGSSPDGLNINDGYGSTHPESLQAFVVEKGADIGLAFDGDGDRLIAVDEKGNLVDGDKIMYICGKFMNDKGVLRHDTVVSTVMSNIGFYKALEEHGMRSDKTKVGDRYVLEEMLNGGYNLGGEQSGHIIFLDYTTTGDGMLTAIQLVNVMKETGKKLSELADEMEIYPQVLKNVRVTDKKNALTNPKIQEEINAVEAEMDGEGRVLVRPSGTEPLVRVMVEAPTKEACEKYTNQVAAVIEELLGVKE, encoded by the coding sequence ATGGGAAATTATTTTGGAACGGATGGTGTCAGGGGAATTGCGAACTCTGAGCTGACACCCGAATTGGCATTTAAATTAGGCCGCTTTGGCGGTTATTCCCTTACAAAAGGTGTGCAGAAACCAAAAATATTAATAGGTCGTGATACACGAGTTTCCGGTCATATGCTGGAAGGGGCTCTCGTAGCAGGGCTGTTGTCAATTGGCGCCGAGGTCATGCGCCTTGGCGTGGTTTCAACGCCTGGTGTTGCCTATCTGACAAAGGCTACCAGCGCTGAAGCAGGTATTATGATTTCTGCCTCTCATAATCCGGTGGCGGATAATGGGATTAAATTTTTTGGCCCGGATGGTTTCAAATTGACGGATGTACAGGAAGACGAAATTGAACAGTTGATGGATGGTGAAGATGATCTTCCACGTCCGACTGGTGCCGATATTGGCGTTATTAATGATTATTTTGAAGGTGGTCAAAAGTATCTCTCATTTTTGAAAGAAACAGTTGATAATGATTTTGAAGATATGGTAATTGCGCTGGATTGCGCACATGGTGCAACGTCGAGTCTTGCAACACACCTTTTTGCAGATCTGGAAGCTGATATCCATTCCATTGGATCATCGCCGGATGGACTTAATATTAATGACGGTTACGGTTCAACACATCCCGAATCATTGCAGGCTTTTGTCGTTGAAAAAGGTGCTGACATTGGTCTGGCTTTTGACGGTGATGGAGATCGTCTCATTGCTGTTGATGAAAAAGGCAATCTCGTTGATGGTGACAAGATCATGTATATTTGCGGAAAGTTTATGAATGATAAAGGTGTTCTTCGTCATGACACAGTTGTATCCACGGTGATGAGTAACATCGGTTTTTACAAAGCGCTTGAAGAGCATGGGATGCGCAGTGATAAAACAAAAGTCGGTGACCGTTATGTTCTCGAGGAAATGCTTAATGGCGGTTATAACCTTGGCGGTGAGCAGTCCGGGCACATCATTTTCCTGGATTATACAACAACCGGAGATGGCATGCTGACAGCTATTCAACTTGTAAATGTTATGAAAGAAACAGGAAAGAAACTTTCAGAACTGGCTGATGAAATGGAAATTTATCCGCAGGTTCTAAAAAACGTGAGAGTAACGGACAAGAAAAACGCTTTAACCAATCCTAAAATTCAGGAGGAGATTAATGCGGTGGAGGCTGAAATGGACGGTGAAGGGCGTGTGCTCGTCCGGCCATCCGGTACAGAACCGCTCGTCCGGGTAATGGTCGAAGCGCCGACAAAGGAAGCCTGCGAAAAATACACGAACCAGGTTGCAGCAGTTATCGAAGAATTGCTTGGTGTGAAAGAATAA
- a CDS encoding response regulator transcription factor, translating to MVSILITDDDPHIRELLRFYLHKEGYRVLEAKDGQHALSVLEVESVQLAIVDIMMPNIDGYELCAEIRQTYDIPVIMLTAKGELTDKEKGYTAGTDDYVVKPFEPKEVLFRIKALLRRFQLASEAEIKLGKTVINRKSYEIHSNGKLIILPLKEFELLAQLASYPGQIFTREQLIEHVWGNDFIGFDRTVDVHVKRLRERFTDSKGDFTIETVRGKGYKLHARDNDGGSS from the coding sequence ATGGTTTCCATTTTAATTACGGATGATGACCCGCATATTCGGGAGTTGCTACGCTTTTATTTGCATAAAGAAGGATATCGAGTGCTGGAAGCGAAAGATGGACAGCATGCCTTGAGTGTGCTTGAAGTCGAGAGTGTTCAGCTGGCCATCGTTGATATTATGATGCCGAATATTGACGGCTATGAATTGTGCGCCGAAATCCGTCAAACATATGATATTCCTGTAATCATGCTGACCGCCAAAGGGGAACTGACTGACAAGGAAAAAGGGTACACGGCAGGTACGGACGATTATGTCGTTAAACCGTTTGAACCAAAAGAGGTGTTATTTCGGATCAAGGCACTGCTGAGAAGGTTTCAATTGGCAAGTGAAGCGGAAATAAAACTCGGAAAGACGGTCATTAACCGGAAAAGCTATGAAATACATTCGAATGGTAAATTGATTATTCTTCCATTAAAGGAGTTTGAATTACTGGCACAATTGGCAAGCTATCCGGGGCAGATTTTTACCCGTGAACAATTAATTGAGCATGTTTGGGGAAATGATTTTATTGGCTTTGACCGGACAGTTGATGTTCATGTGAAGCGGCTCAGGGAGCGATTCACAGATAGTAAAGGTGATTTTACGATTGAAACGGTGCGGGGTAAAGGCTATAAACTGCACGCGCGGGATAATGATGGAGGAAGCAGTTAA
- a CDS encoding sensor histidine kinase, whose translation MRTLYVRIIVITMVIMIASAIIAFAVTNVYYQQFLKPKNDEKVTRIARDIVSIYKRNNGQPLQKYLADITDLGYKFYLVSENGKTETFGSPFDSTDLPQSEIERVLNGKVYHGIANYPWKPFVTGFFDNKLKNTIGLPVKANGTQYALFVRPFTTQQFGEMRIFLAVLLVLVLLFSFLLILISTRFIVKPVERLTDATRKIAAGNYHVKLNVNRRDEIGRLASDFSQMSNNLQKTEEKRQEFVSNVSHEIQSPLSSIQGFSQLLREEDMTDEERTYYLTIIEKESRRLSQLSKQLLTLSFLDNDLDEREQHTIMLGEQLREVVSAVQWLWSEKGITVELEDAPFQIVGDSKLLYQVWMNLLTNAIRYTESGGTVQIHTKEHNQTVDVTVEDNGIGIAEKDIPHLFDRFYKVDKARTRTENSTGLGLSIVKKIIELHGGIIMVESEPGKGTAFTVSLPKT comes from the coding sequence ATGCGAACGTTATATGTACGGATTATTGTCATTACAATGGTGATTATGATAGCAAGTGCCATCATCGCATTTGCAGTGACCAATGTCTATTATCAGCAGTTTTTAAAACCGAAGAACGATGAAAAAGTGACCAGAATCGCAAGGGATATTGTTTCCATTTACAAACGGAATAACGGACAGCCGCTGCAAAAATACTTAGCGGACATTACAGATTTAGGGTACAAATTTTATCTGGTGAGTGAAAACGGCAAAACCGAAACGTTCGGCAGTCCGTTTGATTCGACTGATTTGCCTCAATCAGAAATTGAACGAGTATTAAACGGTAAAGTTTACCACGGGATTGCCAATTATCCGTGGAAACCTTTTGTGACTGGATTTTTTGACAACAAATTAAAAAACACCATCGGATTACCGGTCAAAGCCAATGGGACCCAATATGCATTGTTTGTGCGGCCGTTTACGACCCAGCAGTTCGGGGAAATGCGTATTTTTCTTGCTGTCTTGCTTGTGCTGGTTCTCCTGTTCAGTTTTCTGCTGATCTTGATTAGTACTCGTTTTATTGTGAAGCCGGTCGAGCGGCTGACCGATGCAACCAGGAAAATTGCAGCGGGTAATTATCATGTGAAGCTGAATGTAAACCGTCGCGATGAAATTGGTAGGCTTGCCAGCGATTTCAGCCAAATGAGCAATAATCTGCAAAAAACCGAGGAAAAAAGACAGGAATTTGTATCGAACGTCTCGCATGAAATTCAGTCCCCGCTTTCATCGATTCAGGGATTTTCTCAGCTGCTACGAGAGGAAGATATGACGGACGAAGAACGTACGTATTATTTAACAATTATTGAGAAAGAAAGCAGGCGACTTTCACAACTGAGCAAACAGCTTTTAACGCTATCATTTCTGGATAACGATCTCGATGAACGTGAACAACACACCATCATGCTGGGGGAACAGTTGAGAGAGGTCGTATCAGCTGTACAATGGCTGTGGAGCGAAAAGGGTATAACGGTTGAGCTGGAGGATGCGCCATTTCAGATTGTTGGCGACTCAAAACTGCTTTATCAGGTTTGGATGAATTTGCTGACTAATGCTATCCGGTATACAGAATCTGGTGGTACAGTCCAAATACATACAAAGGAGCATAATCAAACAGTTGATGTAACGGTTGAGGATAATGGTATCGGTATTGCAGAAAAGGATATCCCACATCTTTTTGACCGTTTTTATAAAGTGGATAAAGCCAGAACCAGAACGGAAAACAGCACGGGTCTGGGCTTGTCCATCGTAAAAAAAATAATTGAGCTTCACGGTGGAATTATTATGGTTGAAAGTGAACCCGGGAAAGGAACCGCATTCACTGTTTCCCTGCCAAAAACGTAA
- a CDS encoding ABC transporter permease — protein sequence MFLGIRELLHAKFRYILIGVIMVLVAGLIFIISGLAKGLSYDNASSIITMDADYLAIEEGVENQLTQSSLSESAVQKVSSADGVQKAVPLAVKMSAFSKKGNDKTIDATLFMTDMDSMLVPHVSEGEMPTESNEVLVDDQLKKEGISTGDTITFKGSKQEYTVTGFAENQRYSHTSVVYAENKTEHYNAVAIKGNANKKLEQHYDVLTKDEILAALPSYSQEQASLNMMIIFLYVIAAFVLAVFFYVITLQKKAQFGVLKALGAKTSYLMRNLLVQVIILSVICIGAAAAMTFGVGKLLPEAMPFVLSSDRMLLSAALLLAVSVIGSLVSLSQVVKVDPKEAIEGAE from the coding sequence ATGTTTTTAGGAATCAGAGAATTACTGCATGCAAAATTTCGTTATATATTAATTGGAGTCATTATGGTTTTAGTGGCTGGATTGATTTTTATCATTTCCGGTTTGGCAAAGGGACTTTCATATGATAACGCATCGTCGATTATAACGATGGATGCAGATTACCTGGCGATTGAGGAAGGTGTGGAGAATCAGCTTACCCAATCCTCGCTCAGCGAATCTGCTGTGCAGAAAGTTTCATCTGCGGATGGCGTCCAAAAAGCCGTTCCATTAGCTGTGAAAATGAGTGCTTTTTCAAAAAAGGGAAACGACAAAACGATTGATGCGACATTATTCATGACAGATATGGACAGTATGTTGGTGCCACATGTTTCCGAAGGGGAAATGCCGACTGAATCGAATGAAGTGCTTGTCGATGATCAACTGAAAAAAGAAGGTATTTCCACTGGTGATACCATCACGTTTAAAGGCAGTAAACAGGAGTATACGGTCACTGGCTTTGCAGAAAATCAGCGTTACAGCCATACCTCTGTTGTATATGCGGAAAATAAAACGGAGCACTATAATGCCGTTGCGATTAAAGGAAACGCTAATAAGAAATTGGAGCAACACTATGATGTATTGACGAAAGACGAAATTTTGGCTGCATTGCCAAGCTACTCACAGGAACAGGCATCGCTCAATATGATGATCATCTTTCTGTACGTGATCGCAGCATTTGTGTTAGCCGTCTTTTTCTATGTGATTACGTTACAAAAGAAAGCACAATTCGGTGTGTTAAAAGCGTTGGGTGCTAAAACATCCTACCTGATGCGCAATCTTCTTGTCCAAGTAATAATTTTATCTGTTATTTGTATCGGAGCGGCTGCGGCAATGACGTTCGGGGTTGGGAAATTACTGCCGGAAGCTATGCCATTTGTATTAAGTTCAGATCGGATGCTGCTGTCTGCGGCATTGCTGCTGGCCGTTTCTGTTATCGGATCATTGGTTTCCTTGTCACAGGTCGTTAAAGTTGATCCAAAAGAAGCAATTGAGGGGGCAGAGTGA